One window of the Rosa rugosa chromosome 3, drRosRugo1.1, whole genome shotgun sequence genome contains the following:
- the LOC133737306 gene encoding PR5-like receptor kinase, protein MTKESIVSMLGMRGTAGYIAPEVFNRNFGGVSHKSDVYSYGMLVLEMVGARKNLDSEGSHTSEMFPHYIYKDLELENEIICGEITEDESKIARKMILVSLGCIQTRPSDRPSMSKVVEMLEGPLHSLPIPPKPLLFSEEASASMSQPSETG, encoded by the coding sequence ATGACGAAGGAAAGTATTGTATCGATGCTAGGGATGAGAGGAACTGCAGGATACATTGCACCAGAAGTGTTTAATCGGAACTTTGGAGGAGTATCTCATAAGTCTGATGTTTATAGCTATGGGATGCTAGTTCTTGAAATGGTGGGTGCAAGAAAGAATTTGGATTCAGAAGGGTCTCATACCAGTGAAATGTTTCCACATTACATATATAAAGATCTAGAGCTGGAGAATGAGATTATATGTGGGGAAATAACAGAGGACGAGAGCAAAATAGCAAGAAAGATGATATTGGTAAGTCTTGGGTGCATTCAGACCCGTCCATCTGATCGACCATCAATGAGCAAAGTGGTAGAGATGTTGGAAGGACCTCTTCATTCCTTGCCAATTCCACCAAAGCCTCTCTTATTTTCTGAAGAAGCATCTGCATCCATGTCCCAACCATCTGAAACTGGCTAA
- the LOC133739270 gene encoding LEAF RUST 10 DISEASE-RESISTANCE LOCUS RECEPTOR-LIKE PROTEIN KINASE-like 2.1 — protein sequence MNSFVLFQSSLIPLLLITSFLSINFQFSVCADDAYANCSQPITCRGVKSNIFYPFWGANRAEYCGKSGFEVTCQDNVSMISMQKINFTILDSTTTPTPTVKVVRQDYLGNLCPNSSLNSPVNTSLNFSLFDYTRWTKNVSFYYGCTSTATAALSKLGYNLSGISLECNSEVNVTFLTETQTAKLPDASALASCRAVVLVPVSAVAADALDNNRTSTIWNAVNGGFELNVQNDDTGLCNNCVDSGGSCGQDTTNAQFMCYCSNLTSTGTCTSGSSSGSSSRSLGWIIGLSAGAFGTIILIAGCIRISRNRDICISRKRILVSFKTDERDEFDIEAFIRNHGSLSPKRYHYSDLKEMTNSFEDQIGKGGYGTVYKGKLPNGLVVAVKILSESKGDGEEFINEVASIGRTSHVNIVTLVGFCYEGEKRALIYECMPNGSLDKFIHYKQGSSDESCRLEWKTLFEIAVGIARGLEYLHRGCNTRILHFDIKPQNILLDKDFCPKISDFGLAKL from the exons ATGAATTCCTTTGTGCTTTTTCAGTCCTCTTTGATTCCTCTGCTTTTGATCACTTCCTTCCTGTCGATCAATTTTCAATTCAGTGTGTGCGCCGATGATGCATATGCTAACTGCAGCCAACCTATTACCTGCAGAGGTGTCAAAAGCAACATCTTCTACCCCTTTTGGGGAGCAAACCGAGCCGAATACTGTGGCAAATCTGGGTTCGAGGTCACATGCCAAGACAATGTCTCGATGATCAGCATGCAGAAAATCAATTTCACAATTCTTGACAGCACTACTACACCAACTCCGACTGTGAAAGTTGTAAGGCAGGATTATTTGGGAAATCTCTGTCCTAACTCAAGCCTCAACTCTCCTGTTAACACAAGCCTCAACTTCTCTCTGTTTGATTACACACGTTGGACTAAAAACGTGTCTTTTTACTACGGATGCACTTCGACTGCAACTGCAGCGTTGTCAAAGTTAGGATATAATCTTTCTGGTATCTCGCTTGAATGCAATTCTGAAGTCAACGTTACCTTTCTCACAGAGACGCAAACTGCTAAGCTTCCGGATGCATCTGCCTTGGCCTCCTGTCGAGCTGTGGTTTTGGTTCCGGTGTCTGCGGTAGCTGCTGATGCACTTGACAACAATCGAACTTCAACTATCTGGAATGCGGTAAATGGTGGTTTTGAATTGAATGTGCAGAATGATGATACTGGTCTTTGCAACAATTGCGTGGACTCAGGAGGATCTTGTGGGCAAGACACTACTAATGCTCAGTTCATGTGCTATTGCTCGAATTTAACTTCAACAGGCACATGTACTTCCGGTTCATCATCAG GTTCAAGTTCAAGATCACTCGGTTGGATAATAG GCCTCTCGGCGGGTGCTTTTGGAACCATCATACTCATTGCTGGCTGCATACGCATATCAAGGAATAGAGATATATGCATATCGAGGAAAAGAATATTGGTCTCCTTCAAGACAGATGAAAGGGATGAATTTGATATCGAGGCATTTATAAGAAATCATGGATCCCTGAGTCCAAAGCGGTACCATTATTCAGATCTGAAGGAAATGACAAACTCATTCGAAGATCAGATCGGTAAAGGTGGATATGGCACAGTATACAAAGGAAAGCTACCCAATGGCCTTGTGGTGGCAGTGAAAATCCTAAGTGAATCGAAGGGTGATGGAGAAGAATTTATCAATGAAGTTGCTAGCATTGGTAGAACTTCGCATGTCAATATAGTGACTCTTGTGGGATTTTGCTATGAAGGGGAGAAAAGAGCTCTCATATACGAGTGCATGCCTAATGGATCGTTAGATAAATTCATACATTATAAGCAAGGCTCTTCAGATGAAAGTTGCCGCTTGGAATGGAAAACATTATTTGAAATTGCAGTTGGCATTGCTCGTGGACTAGAATACTTGCACCGTGGTTGTAACACAAGAATTTTACATTTTGACATAAAGCCACAAAACATTCTTCTGGATAAAGATTTTTGCCCAAAGATATCTGATTTCGGCCTTGCCAAACTATGA